The following are encoded together in the Candidatus Omnitrophota bacterium genome:
- the folP gene encoding dihydropteroate synthase, with protein MRIIDIAKPGDLKNLMERLKVDPYGIKIMLPKGLSFAVKIDSLDSIAANILKQQMLSLGGDVALPRGILTGKLKNTDCLLLGNLYQLSQLIKKLKLQPFGLKELSFRLDSLLDSYQKVNFELDLPSGRMRLGSKPRIMGIINITPDSFSGDGVLKTSLISKSICLADIVDKAHRMIKDGADIIDVGGESSRPGSLPVSYKEELNRVIPVIKVLTKKTKAPISVDTYKPEVARQALDNGAAIVNDISGLRNRNMAKIIAKYKGAVVIMHMKGRPRSMQRNPVYDSVVDDISGFLKGQIDYAVASGIPANRIVIDPGIGFGKTTEHNLEILRRLREFRSLGEPVLIGPSRKAFIGKILKADCFDRVAGTTAACVLAAKNGANIVRVHDVRQIAQALKVSHSILN; from the coding sequence ATGCGCATCATCGATATAGCCAAGCCGGGAGATTTAAAGAATTTGATGGAGAGGCTGAAAGTTGATCCATACGGGATCAAGATAATGCTTCCAAAGGGATTGTCTTTTGCCGTAAAGATAGATTCTTTGGATTCGATAGCAGCAAATATTTTGAAACAGCAGATGCTTTCTTTGGGGGGTGATGTAGCGCTTCCAAGAGGGATTTTGACCGGCAAGCTAAAGAACACCGACTGCCTGCTTTTAGGTAACCTTTATCAACTGAGCCAATTAATCAAGAAGCTTAAATTGCAGCCCTTCGGGTTAAAGGAATTATCTTTTAGGCTAGATTCTCTGCTTGATAGTTATCAAAAGGTAAACTTTGAGCTGGATCTACCTTCCGGCAGGATGCGTTTAGGCTCTAAGCCCCGCATCATGGGTATAATTAATATTACTCCTGATTCTTTCAGCGGTGACGGCGTACTTAAAACATCTCTGATTTCAAAGAGTATTTGTTTGGCTGATATAGTTGATAAAGCGCATAGAATGATAAAGGATGGCGCTGATATTATTGATGTCGGAGGAGAATCTTCCAGACCCGGGTCTTTACCGGTATCATATAAAGAAGAACTGAATAGGGTTATCCCTGTTATAAAGGTTCTTACAAAAAAGACAAAGGCGCCAATCTCAGTGGATACTTATAAGCCGGAAGTTGCCAGGCAAGCGTTGGATAACGGTGCCGCAATCGTAAACGATATCAGCGGATTGCGGAACAGAAATATGGCTAAGATTATCGCAAAATATAAGGGGGCAGTTGTGATAATGCATATGAAAGGCCGGCCCCGTTCGATGCAGAGAAATCCCGTTTATGATTCAGTGGTTGATGATATTAGCGGATTTCTTAAAGGGCAGATAGATTATGCCGTTGCCAGCGGTATTCCTGCCAACAGGATTGTTATTGATCCTGGCATTGGTTTTGGAAAGACCACTGAACATAATCTTGAAATTCTGCGCAGGCTAAGGGAATTCAGGTCTTTAGGAGAGCCTGTGCTTATTGGGCCGTCAAGGAAGGCATTTATAGGCAAAATATTAAAGGCTGATTGCTTTGACAGGGTTGCCGGTACAACCGCTGCTTGCGTATTGGCAGCAAAGAACGGAGCAAATATTGTGAGGGTGCATGATGTCAGGCAAATAGCCCAGGCTTTGAAGGTAAGCCATAGTATATTAAACTAA